A single Methylomonas sp. AM2-LC DNA region contains:
- the mraZ gene encoding division/cell wall cluster transcriptional repressor MraZ has product MFRGISSISLDNKGRVAIPTRYRDELQECCERQLIVTVAVDEKCVGESGCLWLYPLPEWEKLEQTISKLPTLNKMAGQLRRFVIGNASECEMDSQGRLLLPEKLREFSGMEKHIVLVGQLNKFEIWNEAAWQAKEQAWLNGSDCEGLEELGSLSF; this is encoded by the coding sequence TTGTTTCGAGGCATAAGTTCTATCAGTTTGGATAATAAAGGGCGTGTTGCAATTCCAACCCGTTATCGGGATGAATTGCAAGAATGCTGTGAGCGGCAATTGATTGTCACTGTTGCGGTGGACGAGAAATGTGTTGGCGAATCCGGCTGTCTGTGGCTTTATCCGCTTCCTGAATGGGAAAAATTGGAACAAACCATCAGCAAATTACCTACGTTGAATAAAATGGCAGGTCAATTACGCCGTTTTGTAATTGGTAATGCCTCTGAATGTGAAATGGACAGTCAAGGTCGATTGTTATTGCCTGAAAAATTAAGAGAGTTTTCAGGGATGGAAAAGCATATTGTTTTGGTTGGACAGTTAAATAAATTTGAAATATGGAATGAAGCTGCTTGGCAGGCCAAGGAGCAGGCATGGCTGAATGGTAGCGATTGCGAGGGCCTAGAGGAGTTGGGCTCCTTGTCGTTTTAG
- a CDS encoding NAD(P)H-dependent glycerol-3-phosphate dehydrogenase, whose product MSQSLSILGAGSWGTALALLAARNGCDTLLWGHNSQHVADLKHARENQRYLPGFLFPDKLKVTDDLRDAVQSSSIILITVPSHAFKTTLLNIKPYLNGSPQIIWATKGFDRESGLLLSDVVFDVLGKNIQIAVLAGPTFAREVAADLPTAITIASNSDTLTARLTQILHNQRFRTYTSTDIVGVQVGGACKNVLAIAAGIADGLGFGANTRAALITRGLTEIMRMGTKLGGQPDTFMGLTGLGDLILTCTDNQSRNRRFGLALGQGRDWQQAVEEIAQEIEGISAAQEAYGLSVKYQVEMPITEQVYNVLFNKLDPKQAVNNLLGRDKRSEI is encoded by the coding sequence ATGTCGCAATCACTTTCTATTCTAGGTGCTGGTTCTTGGGGAACCGCATTGGCATTGCTAGCTGCAAGAAATGGTTGCGATACCCTCTTGTGGGGGCATAATTCCCAACATGTTGCTGATTTAAAACATGCTCGCGAAAACCAGCGCTATTTGCCAGGGTTTTTATTTCCAGATAAATTAAAGGTTACGGATGATCTGCGGGATGCTGTACAGTCAAGCTCCATCATTCTAATTACTGTTCCAAGTCATGCTTTTAAAACAACCTTATTAAACATAAAACCCTATTTGAACGGCAGTCCACAAATTATTTGGGCAACAAAAGGATTCGATAGAGAAAGTGGTTTATTGTTAAGTGATGTGGTTTTTGACGTTTTAGGTAAAAATATTCAAATTGCTGTTTTAGCTGGGCCAACGTTTGCGCGGGAAGTGGCTGCCGATTTGCCGACAGCAATTACCATTGCCTCTAACTCGGATACTTTGACAGCACGGCTTACCCAGATACTGCATAATCAACGTTTTAGAACCTATACCAGCACTGATATTGTAGGCGTGCAGGTCGGTGGTGCCTGTAAAAATGTTTTGGCTATTGCTGCAGGTATTGCTGATGGCCTGGGGTTTGGTGCCAATACTCGCGCAGCACTTATTACACGAGGTTTAACAGAAATCATGCGTATGGGTACGAAGTTGGGTGGTCAGCCAGATACTTTTATGGGTTTAACGGGTTTGGGCGATTTGATTTTAACTTGTACTGATAACCAGTCCAGAAATCGCAGATTTGGTTTGGCTCTTGGTCAAGGTAGAGATTGGCAACAAGCTGTTGAAGAAATAGCTCAAGAAATTGAAGGAATTTCAGCTGCTCAAGAGGCTTATGGATTATCTGTTAAATACCAGGTAGAAATGCCTATTACCGAACAGGTCTACAATGTACTGTTTAATAAACTTGACCCCAAGCAAGCCGTGAATAATCTACTCGGACGTGATAAAAGATCTGAAATATAA
- the secB gene encoding protein-export chaperone SecB: MSETNGANDKQFAIQKIYTKDISYETPNAPKIFTQQWEPTLDLNLGTHVDTLENSIYEVTLRITVTVKIGESTAYLVEVNQAGIFSIAGFSDQELGPMLGSFCPNIIFPYAREVVSDLVSKGGFPQLILTPVNFDALYVQHLQQAQQSTETPTLN, translated from the coding sequence ATGTCTGAAACTAACGGCGCAAACGACAAGCAGTTTGCCATTCAAAAAATTTATACTAAAGATATTTCTTACGAAACACCTAATGCACCGAAAATTTTTACCCAACAATGGGAGCCTACGCTAGATCTAAACCTGGGTACCCATGTAGATACGCTGGAAAACTCAATCTATGAAGTGACTCTTAGAATCACGGTTACTGTAAAAATAGGCGAAAGCACTGCTTATTTGGTCGAAGTAAATCAAGCGGGTATTTTTTCGATAGCAGGGTTTTCAGATCAGGAGCTGGGACCAATGCTGGGTAGTTTTTGCCCAAACATTATATTCCCTTACGCAAGAGAAGTGGTTTCTGACTTAGTGAGCAAAGGGGGCTTTCCGCAATTAATTCTAACCCCCGTCAATTTTGATGCTCTTTATGTACAGCATCTACAACAAGCGCAACAGTCTACAGAAACACCGACTTTAAATTAG
- a CDS encoding rhodanese-like domain-containing protein, which translates to MDQYIQFVTNHYLLFFALVCVIFLLIQDLLSNSFNKFSSISPVIAVTKMNSDDTVIVDIREPAEFSKSHIENAINIPLAKLDEKLPTLEKFKNSPLIVVCQTGARSVTGCKTLSKAGFVQVFNLLGGMQSWEDNKFPIKNSSKIKD; encoded by the coding sequence ATGGATCAATATATTCAATTTGTTACCAACCATTACCTGCTTTTTTTTGCATTGGTATGCGTTATTTTTTTGTTAATTCAGGATTTGTTATCAAATTCTTTTAACAAGTTTTCTAGCATTTCTCCGGTGATTGCCGTAACAAAAATGAACAGTGATGACACCGTTATTGTTGATATCAGAGAGCCTGCCGAATTTAGTAAAAGTCATATCGAAAATGCGATTAATATTCCTTTAGCTAAGCTTGATGAAAAATTGCCTACATTGGAAAAATTTAAAAATTCGCCATTGATTGTTGTTTGTCAAACTGGAGCACGTTCGGTAACAGGGTGTAAAACACTTAGCAAAGCCGGTTTTGTACAGGTTTTTAATTTGCTAGGTGGTATGCAATCTTGGGAAGATAATAAGTTTCCCATTAAAAATAGCAGCAAGATTAAAGATTAA
- a CDS encoding metalloregulator ArsR/SmtB family transcription factor: MDATDNFIHYDDVEIDRAARCLKAMSHPLRLKILCVLGNNSISVQDIVKQVGTSQSNISQHLAILRDKGILDFKKEANRVYYFIDDERVIHLIQMMRGVFCGA, translated from the coding sequence ATGGACGCCACTGACAATTTTATCCACTACGACGATGTAGAAATCGACAGAGCGGCGAGGTGTTTAAAGGCTATGTCACACCCTTTGCGCTTAAAAATTCTCTGTGTTTTGGGTAACAATTCAATTAGCGTACAAGATATCGTCAAGCAAGTGGGAACCAGTCAAAGTAATATTTCTCAGCATTTAGCCATCTTACGTGATAAAGGTATACTTGACTTTAAAAAAGAGGCTAACCGCGTATACTACTTTATAGATGACGAGCGTGTAATTCATCTAATCCAAATGATGCGTGGTGTGTTTTGCGGCGCTTGA
- a CDS encoding peptidoglycan DD-metalloendopeptidase family protein: MKFCIGLLIAIMGSSPALALAAVTEKQNQLSDVQSQIRQVTTELKNLSAEKSVQLDQLKILEKRYGEMANIVLSIKANIKQQEEKLQEIRNKITLAQKDFHTQKHALEGLIKSAYTIGDMEGLKLILNQRDPSLSGRMLIYHDYISRARLQKLQLIQENSKTLHQLESEKDNENQLLKLALEKKQQETDNMQALKIQREKLLLKLDSDYLSKNQQMERLLHDEKKLASLVASLQKTDDNTEQEPLATVNKQEPNHEIDDQKSSETQARHEHKSGTYQSFLNLQGQLPWPVMGAITEHFGSRRFETTWDGAILSAREGADIHAIAAGKVVYADWLRGYGLMLILDHGGGYMSLYGFNQSLHKNVGEQVVAGETLASVGRSGGRAEAALYFGIRKMGRPVNPELWCRTPGKN; encoded by the coding sequence ATGAAATTTTGTATCGGTCTATTGATTGCAATAATGGGTAGCAGTCCTGCCTTGGCACTTGCAGCTGTTACCGAAAAGCAAAATCAATTAAGTGATGTGCAATCACAAATTCGGCAAGTTACTACGGAGTTAAAAAATCTTAGTGCCGAAAAATCTGTACAGTTGGATCAACTGAAAATTTTAGAAAAACGCTATGGCGAGATGGCAAATATTGTGCTTAGTATTAAAGCAAATATAAAACAGCAAGAAGAGAAGCTTCAAGAAATACGTAACAAAATCACCCTAGCACAAAAAGATTTTCACACCCAAAAACACGCTCTTGAAGGTTTGATAAAATCCGCATATACCATTGGTGACATGGAAGGTCTAAAACTGATTCTAAATCAGCGTGATCCTAGTTTGTCTGGACGTATGTTGATTTATCACGACTATATCAGTAGAGCACGTTTACAAAAATTACAACTAATACAAGAAAACTCAAAAACATTGCATCAACTAGAATCTGAAAAAGACAATGAAAATCAATTATTAAAACTCGCTCTGGAAAAGAAACAACAAGAAACGGATAACATGCAAGCGTTAAAAATTCAGCGAGAAAAATTACTGCTAAAGTTAGATAGTGATTACTTAAGTAAAAACCAGCAAATGGAAAGATTGCTACACGATGAGAAAAAATTAGCAAGCTTAGTGGCGTCATTACAAAAAACTGATGATAATACCGAGCAAGAACCTTTAGCGACTGTTAATAAACAGGAGCCAAACCATGAGATAGATGACCAAAAATCATCAGAAACACAAGCCCGACATGAGCATAAAAGCGGTACGTATCAATCGTTTCTAAACCTACAGGGACAGTTGCCCTGGCCTGTTATGGGTGCGATAACCGAGCATTTTGGTAGTCGCAGATTCGAAACCACTTGGGATGGAGCGATTTTAAGCGCTCGTGAAGGTGCGGATATTCATGCAATAGCTGCTGGAAAAGTGGTCTATGCTGATTGGTTACGTGGATATGGCCTAATGCTGATACTTGATCATGGAGGTGGTTACATGAGTTTGTATGGGTTTAATCAAAGTTTACATAAAAACGTCGGTGAACAGGTAGTAGCAGGGGAAACTTTGGCTTCTGTTGGTCGTAGTGGTGGACGAGCTGAAGCTGCACTTTATTTCGGTATACGAAAAATGGGTAGGCCGGTAAATCCAGAGCTATGGTGCAGAACACCAGGGAAAAATTAA
- a CDS encoding S41 family peptidase, whose translation MRKHRNSLILLVGILLGATLSLCSSVLAEKEQPQIAPKREELQALPFDELRNFTEIFGRIKQDYVEPVSDKKLLEDAIRGMLSGLDPHSAYLASDEYKELQEGTTGQFGGLGIEVGMENGFVKVVSPIDDTPAQKAGIKAGDLIVRLDDKPVKGMTLADAVKTMRGEPGSEIVLTVVREGQEAPLKFAITRDIIKVKSVKQRLLEKNYGYLRISSFQSGTGQGLIDAVNELKKENEGQLKGVVLDLRNNPGGVLNAAVEVSDAFLDSGLIVFTEGRIKNSEMRFNAASGDIINGAPIVVLINGGSASASEIVAGALQDHKRAIIMGEKSFGKGSVQTILPTTNGAAIKLTTARYFTPSGRSIQAEGIEPDVKLERVKLEAIDKAKFEGIKEADLSHHLINANAPKHKDQKEREEEKDVDKDKDKDGVEDTEKEIDDKILRDYPLNEALNLLKGIGILKK comes from the coding sequence ATGCGAAAACACAGAAATAGTTTAATTTTATTGGTTGGAATTCTTTTAGGTGCCACGTTAAGCCTATGCAGTAGCGTATTAGCGGAAAAAGAACAACCCCAAATAGCGCCCAAAAGAGAAGAATTGCAAGCTCTACCATTCGATGAGTTACGCAATTTCACCGAAATTTTTGGCCGTATAAAACAGGATTATGTCGAACCCGTTTCGGACAAAAAATTATTGGAAGATGCTATTCGTGGCATGCTGTCAGGCTTGGATCCTCATTCTGCCTATCTGGCCAGCGATGAGTATAAAGAACTGCAAGAAGGTACTACAGGTCAGTTTGGCGGATTAGGCATTGAAGTGGGTATGGAAAACGGCTTTGTCAAAGTTGTTTCACCCATTGATGATACACCCGCACAAAAAGCCGGTATCAAAGCTGGAGACTTGATAGTCAGACTGGATGACAAACCAGTAAAAGGGATGACGCTTGCAGACGCTGTAAAAACCATGCGTGGTGAACCAGGTAGCGAGATAGTACTGACTGTGGTTCGTGAAGGACAGGAAGCGCCCTTAAAATTTGCTATAACCCGCGACATTATCAAAGTTAAAAGCGTAAAACAGCGCTTACTTGAAAAAAATTATGGTTACTTACGAATCAGTAGTTTTCAATCGGGTACTGGTCAAGGTCTCATAGACGCAGTTAACGAATTGAAAAAAGAAAATGAAGGACAATTGAAAGGCGTAGTATTGGATCTTCGTAATAATCCTGGCGGCGTACTGAATGCTGCTGTTGAAGTGAGTGACGCCTTTTTGGATAGCGGCTTGATCGTATTTACCGAAGGACGCATTAAAAACTCTGAAATGCGTTTTAACGCGGCATCGGGTGATATTATTAATGGCGCACCCATTGTAGTTCTTATCAATGGTGGATCTGCATCTGCTTCAGAAATTGTCGCTGGCGCACTACAAGATCACAAACGTGCCATTATCATGGGTGAAAAATCCTTTGGCAAAGGTTCTGTACAAACTATACTTCCTACCACAAATGGGGCGGCTATCAAGCTAACAACAGCACGCTATTTCACCCCATCCGGTAGATCCATTCAAGCAGAAGGTATAGAGCCTGATGTTAAACTGGAACGAGTAAAACTGGAAGCAATTGACAAAGCTAAATTTGAAGGCATTAAAGAAGCTGATCTTAGTCATCATTTAATCAATGCCAACGCTCCAAAGCATAAAGATCAGAAAGAGCGTGAAGAAGAAAAAGACGTTGATAAGGATAAAGATAAAGATGGTGTTGAGGATACCGAAAAAGAGATTGATGATAAAATCTTGCGCGACTATCCGTTAAACGAAGCGCTGAATTTATTGAAAGGTATTGGCATTCTAAAAAAATAA